From Brevibacillus marinus, a single genomic window includes:
- a CDS encoding RNA polymerase sigma factor, translated as MDTRLQDDIFALNHRSLQGIRQFLQGDSSGFDLLIQLFGQRIMRLVQKMIHSHHDAQDVYSEIWLKVAQNLHKYDQSLPFHTWLYRLASNTCIDFLRKKRDLVMEDEKLHVHMQKTNDTDGSSPETVYLQKELRIDLDELLAYLDETDRLIVTLRFMEELSYEEIGRIVGMSKNTVGTRLFRARKQLKERLQQSTAKRRATHVPYR; from the coding sequence ATGGACACCCGGCTTCAGGATGACATTTTTGCGCTAAACCACCGGTCATTGCAGGGTATCCGGCAGTTTCTGCAAGGCGACAGCAGCGGGTTTGATCTGCTGATCCAGTTGTTTGGCCAGCGGATCATGCGGCTTGTGCAAAAGATGATCCACTCCCATCACGACGCACAGGATGTGTACAGCGAAATCTGGTTAAAAGTGGCGCAAAACTTGCACAAGTACGACCAATCGCTCCCCTTTCACACCTGGCTGTACCGCCTCGCTTCCAACACCTGCATTGATTTTTTGCGCAAAAAACGGGATCTTGTGATGGAAGATGAAAAACTGCATGTGCACATGCAAAAAACGAACGACACCGATGGCAGTTCGCCGGAAACCGTGTACTTGCAAAAGGAACTGCGGATCGATCTGGACGAACTGCTCGCCTATCTGGACGAGACCGACCGCTTGATCGTAACGCTCCGTTTCATGGAAGAACTCAGCTACGAAGAGATCGGCAGGATTGTCGGAATGAGTAAAAACACCGTCGGAACGAGACTGTTTCGCGCCCGCAAACAGCTGAAGGAACGGCTGCAGCAGTCGACTGCGAAAAGGAGGGCCACCCATGTCCCATATCGATGA
- a CDS encoding dicarboxylate/amino acid:cation symporter codes for MPATTQNSIWRSYRYPLTLIICIALGAVIGLILGESAAALKPFGDIFINLMFTIVVPLVFVNISSAVASIVDLKRLGKILGVMLAVFIITGIISATIMLVTVSFVPPAEGVSLELKAPEEVNTLNTADQFVKAFTVPDFQSLLSRSNMLALIVFSILFGLAVSLSGEKGRKVADGLQMLSDVMIKMIQLIMYYAPFGLGAYFANLVGVFGPELLGSYARAMAIYYPISLLYFLIAFTVYAYLAAGGTGPKTFWKNAIAPAVTSFATGSSVATIPVNLQAAEKIGVPKDIREIVIPIGATAHMDGSCLSAILKISFIFGIFQMPFHGIDTYLTAIMIAVLSGVVMSGVPGGGFIGEMLIVTMYGFPPEALPIIAMLGVLVDPPATMVNSTGDTVASMLVARWIDGKDWMKQKLTKQLGETI; via the coding sequence ATGCCTGCCACCACGCAGAACAGCATCTGGCGGTCGTACCGCTATCCGCTTACGCTCATTATCTGTATCGCGCTGGGAGCCGTGATCGGATTGATCTTGGGCGAAAGCGCGGCGGCGCTTAAACCGTTTGGCGACATCTTTATCAACTTGATGTTCACCATTGTCGTCCCGCTCGTCTTCGTGAACATCAGCAGTGCGGTTGCCAGTATCGTCGACTTGAAAAGGCTGGGAAAAATTCTCGGCGTCATGCTGGCCGTCTTCATCATTACCGGTATCATCTCAGCCACCATCATGCTCGTCACCGTCTCCTTTGTTCCTCCGGCAGAGGGCGTTTCCCTTGAGCTGAAGGCCCCGGAAGAGGTCAACACGCTCAATACGGCAGACCAATTTGTGAAAGCGTTTACGGTTCCCGACTTCCAGAGCCTCTTGTCCCGCAGCAACATGCTCGCGCTGATCGTTTTCTCGATTCTCTTTGGCTTGGCGGTCAGTTTGTCCGGCGAGAAGGGGAGAAAAGTGGCGGATGGCCTGCAAATGCTGTCAGATGTGATGATTAAGATGATCCAACTGATCATGTATTACGCACCGTTCGGGTTGGGCGCCTACTTTGCCAATCTGGTGGGAGTCTTTGGCCCCGAACTGCTTGGTTCCTATGCCCGGGCCATGGCCATTTACTACCCCATCTCCCTGCTCTACTTCCTGATCGCTTTTACCGTTTACGCTTATCTGGCGGCGGGCGGGACAGGACCGAAAACGTTCTGGAAAAACGCGATCGCTCCGGCCGTAACCTCGTTTGCCACAGGCAGCAGCGTCGCCACCATCCCCGTCAATCTGCAAGCGGCGGAAAAAATCGGCGTGCCCAAGGACATCCGGGAAATCGTGATTCCCATTGGAGCTACGGCCCATATGGACGGCTCTTGTTTGAGCGCCATCCTGAAAATCTCGTTCATCTTCGGAATTTTCCAGATGCCCTTCCACGGGATCGACACGTATCTGACCGCAATCATGATTGCCGTGCTGAGCGGGGTGGTCATGTCCGGCGTACCGGGCGGCGGATTTATTGGCGAAATGCTGATCGTCACCATGTACGGGTTCCCGCCGGAAGCACTGCCGATTATCGCGATGCTGGGCGTGCTGGTCGATCCGCCCGCGACCATGGTTAACTCGACGGGCGACACGGTTGCCAGCATGCTGGTAGCCCGCTGGATTGACGGCAAGGATTGGATGAAACAAAAGCTGACCAAACAGCTCGGTGAAACCATCT
- a CDS encoding polymer-forming cytoskeletal protein, which translates to MINGIKLLLLVLLLLTTFATACFAMGVHSQETYVLAGGETHDGDLLVSCRKVVIEGTVLGDVYAFAENLEINGKILGDLITFSRNTEISGEVAGDIRAFTHHLTIDGHVSRNVTLFAQYFDLAQPGEIGGNILAFTETVDLAGRLGKEINGAISEVRITGEIGRGSTMLHVGKLHIEPSAKINGDLHYTSPHEAAIAPGAQIAGEVSFHRAQPEPEEKPSYWPLFLTTASLISTLLIWLAIRYLFPQALFAIHRTLDEKRVGTLGVGLLLLLAAPMLILVLLVTLVGIPVAVTLAAVLGILLYVAKIFVGSWAGIRLVDRLQLPISPLLAELIGVLGVSLLSGLPFVGWLLAAVIWTLFLGAAAAAVRRTNRPVL; encoded by the coding sequence GTGATCAATGGAATCAAACTTCTGCTCCTGGTCCTGCTTTTGCTCACGACGTTCGCAACCGCCTGTTTCGCGATGGGCGTACATTCGCAGGAGACGTACGTCCTGGCTGGCGGCGAGACCCATGATGGCGATTTGCTGGTCAGCTGCCGCAAAGTGGTCATTGAGGGAACCGTTCTCGGGGATGTCTACGCGTTTGCGGAAAACCTTGAGATCAACGGCAAGATCTTGGGCGACTTGATCACCTTTTCCCGCAATACGGAAATAAGCGGCGAAGTAGCCGGCGATATCCGGGCGTTTACCCACCACTTGACCATCGACGGCCATGTGTCGCGAAACGTCACCCTTTTTGCGCAGTACTTCGATCTTGCCCAACCGGGAGAGATTGGCGGAAACATCCTGGCCTTTACGGAAACGGTCGACTTGGCGGGCCGGCTGGGCAAAGAGATCAACGGCGCAATCAGCGAGGTGCGGATAACCGGTGAAATCGGCCGCGGCAGCACGATGCTGCACGTGGGCAAACTGCACATCGAACCATCGGCCAAGATCAACGGCGATCTTCACTATACGAGTCCGCACGAAGCGGCGATTGCACCCGGCGCGCAGATCGCGGGGGAAGTCTCTTTTCACAGGGCGCAGCCGGAGCCAGAGGAGAAACCATCGTATTGGCCTCTCTTTCTGACGACCGCCTCCCTGATCAGCACGCTGCTCATTTGGCTGGCGATTCGCTACCTGTTCCCCCAAGCGCTGTTCGCGATTCACCGCACACTGGATGAAAAACGGGTGGGCACGTTGGGAGTGGGCCTCTTGTTGTTGTTGGCTGCGCCGATGCTCATCCTCGTCCTGCTGGTCACCTTGGTCGGCATTCCGGTTGCCGTGACGCTTGCAGCCGTGTTGGGCATCCTGCTGTACGTGGCCAAAATCTTTGTCGGCAGCTGGGCCGGCATCCGTTTGGTCGATCGGCTGCAACTGCCGATCTCTCCCCTGCTGGCGGAATTGATCGGCGTTTTGGGCGTGTCGCTGTTGAGCGGGCTGCCCTTTGTCGGCTGGCTGCTCGCCGCTGTCATCTGGACGCTCTTTCTGGGAGCCGCCGCCGCTGCAGTCCGGCGGACGAACAGACCCGTCCTGTAA
- the rapZ gene encoding RNase adapter RapZ → MITGMSGAGKTTAIQSLEDLGFFCVDNLPPVLIPKFAELIRQSGGGIERVALVIDLRGREFFDTLSEAIDKLSSMQGILFQILYLDANDQTLVMRYKETRRRHPLSPEGSLLEGIHAERRMLQELKGLASQIIDTSQLKPSQLREKIICMYGQQGNQLLINLMSFGFKYGIPIDADLVFDVRFLPNPHYVQHLRPKTGCDREVADYVMKWSETQEFLQKLLDFLQYTLPHYQREGKSQLVIGIGCTGGKHRSVAIVEHVAEAFAKDYRVRVTHRDMEKNKEA, encoded by the coding sequence ATGATCACAGGCATGTCGGGAGCCGGAAAGACCACGGCCATCCAGAGCCTGGAGGATCTTGGCTTTTTTTGTGTCGACAACCTGCCACCCGTTCTGATCCCCAAGTTTGCGGAGCTGATCAGGCAGTCTGGGGGCGGCATTGAACGCGTGGCGTTGGTGATTGATCTGCGCGGCCGTGAGTTTTTTGACACGCTGTCTGAAGCGATTGACAAATTGTCGAGCATGCAAGGGATCTTGTTTCAAATCCTCTACCTGGATGCCAATGATCAGACGCTGGTGATGCGTTACAAGGAAACGCGCCGCCGGCATCCGCTCTCGCCGGAGGGTTCCCTGTTGGAAGGGATTCATGCGGAACGGCGCATGCTTCAGGAGCTGAAAGGACTGGCCAGCCAGATTATTGATACCAGCCAGTTGAAGCCGAGCCAGCTGCGCGAAAAAATCATCTGTATGTACGGGCAGCAGGGGAACCAATTGCTGATCAACCTCATGTCGTTCGGGTTCAAGTACGGTATCCCGATTGACGCCGATCTCGTATTCGACGTCCGCTTCCTTCCCAACCCACACTACGTCCAGCATCTTCGCCCGAAAACCGGCTGTGACCGGGAAGTGGCCGATTATGTGATGAAGTGGAGCGAGACGCAGGAGTTTCTGCAAAAACTGCTCGATTTTCTGCAGTATACGCTGCCTCACTACCAGCGGGAAGGAAAAAGCCAACTGGTGATCGGCATTGGCTGCACGGGGGGCAAACACCGCTCCGTGGCGATTGTCGAGCATGTCGCTGAGGCGTTCGCCAAAGATTATCGGGTCCGCGTCACACACCGTGACATGGAGAAGAACAAAGAAGCATAG
- a CDS encoding PilZ domain-containing protein: MYDTMVSQRNQRSFFRLDLAPPLAARMSIVKVNNNKIETGEAHVLVDNISAGGLRFLSLLQLPVRQEIVLEFRMRLLNQQIKALGVIVRKEEGQNGLNQYGVSFTIDEELKSLLVRLIGELQIRLRRGSNITSCDFYAGDIMDYFLQHP, translated from the coding sequence GTGTACGATACGATGGTTAGCCAGCGTAACCAGCGGAGCTTTTTTCGGCTTGATCTCGCTCCTCCGTTGGCAGCCCGGATGAGTATCGTCAAGGTCAATAACAACAAGATTGAGACGGGCGAAGCTCATGTACTGGTCGACAACATCAGTGCCGGTGGTCTCCGCTTCCTCTCGTTGCTCCAACTTCCCGTACGGCAGGAGATTGTCCTGGAATTTCGCATGCGCTTGCTGAATCAGCAGATCAAGGCACTCGGTGTCATCGTCCGAAAAGAAGAAGGGCAAAACGGCTTAAACCAGTATGGGGTTTCCTTTACCATCGACGAAGAACTGAAATCCCTGTTGGTGAGATTGATCGGCGAACTGCAAATCAGACTACGGCGGGGCAGTAACATCACCAGCTGTGATTTTTACGCCGGTGATATCATGGATTATTTTTTGCAGCATCCGTGA
- a CDS encoding gluconeogenesis factor YvcK family protein, with protein MSTGRRGGQTEELPRVVVIGGGTGLSVLLRGLKQHPVYITAIVTVADDGGSSGRLRMEMDMLPPGDIRNVLTALADTEPLMEKVMQYRFSNGTGLVGHNLGNLLIAALNEITGDFVTAVKGLSRVLAVRGEVLPATTQLISLKAEMADGAIVTGESQIPLYGKPIKRVFLDPPDVVPLAEAVRAIAEADAILLGPGSLYTSIMPNLLVRKLFEEILASPAPKIYICNVMTQPGETDHFTASDHVRAMYEHVGRPFLDTIIVNTADVPDTVQEKYAEKGAAPVVCDLDKLTAFGLQVVTGALITYEDGLLRHDAEAVSRQVVALMKRKNEVKRPCHSQRRSKKS; from the coding sequence ATGTCAACAGGGAGAAGGGGAGGGCAGACGGAGGAGCTGCCGCGCGTTGTCGTGATTGGTGGCGGAACCGGTCTTTCCGTATTGCTGAGGGGGTTAAAGCAGCATCCGGTCTACATCACGGCAATTGTCACCGTCGCCGATGACGGTGGCAGTTCAGGCAGGTTGCGGATGGAGATGGATATGCTGCCCCCCGGGGATATTCGCAACGTTCTGACCGCTCTCGCTGACACGGAACCGTTGATGGAAAAGGTGATGCAGTATCGGTTTTCGAATGGGACGGGATTAGTGGGGCACAATTTGGGAAATCTACTGATTGCAGCTTTAAACGAGATAACCGGCGATTTCGTCACTGCAGTCAAGGGATTGAGCAGGGTGCTCGCTGTACGCGGCGAGGTTTTGCCGGCAACCACGCAATTGATCTCGCTCAAAGCGGAAATGGCTGACGGTGCGATTGTGACGGGAGAATCACAGATACCGCTGTACGGCAAGCCCATCAAGCGGGTGTTCCTCGATCCGCCGGATGTCGTGCCGCTGGCTGAAGCCGTCCGCGCGATAGCTGAGGCGGATGCGATCTTGCTCGGTCCGGGAAGCTTGTACACCAGCATCATGCCCAATCTCCTGGTGCGGAAGTTGTTCGAGGAAATTCTGGCCTCGCCGGCACCGAAGATATACATTTGCAATGTCATGACACAGCCTGGAGAGACAGATCATTTTACGGCTTCCGATCATGTACGAGCCATGTATGAGCACGTTGGCAGACCGTTTCTTGATACGATTATCGTCAACACCGCGGACGTTCCCGACACCGTGCAGGAGAAATACGCGGAAAAGGGAGCAGCCCCTGTCGTTTGCGATCTTGACAAGTTGACCGCATTCGGGCTGCAGGTCGTAACAGGAGCGCTGATCACGTACGAGGACGGGCTGCTGCGTCATGATGCAGAAGCCGTCAGCCGGCAAGTGGTTGCACTGATGAAGCGAAAAAACGAGGTGAAGCGCCCATGTCATTCGCAGCGCAGGTCAAAAAAGAGCTGA
- the whiA gene encoding DNA-binding protein WhiA — translation MSFAAQVKKELTMLHSAECCSRAELSALIRLNGSLQFGSGRMILDVSTENAAIARRIYVLLKKLFRVHVELLVRKKMRLKKNNVYIVRIPHGADEILRGLSIMDENMAFYPGIGRPLIKKSCCKGAYLRGAFLAGGSVNHPEASSYHLEIFTSYQDYCEALTALANRYRLNAKCIERKKGYVMYIKEGEKITEFLSLIGAHQALLYFEDVRIVKDMRNSVNRLHNCEIANINKTVNAATRQMENIQLIQREIGLENLPPRLREVAELRLLHPDMNLKELGELLPSGVVSKSGINHRLRKINEIANKLRENENISFS, via the coding sequence ATGTCATTCGCAGCGCAGGTCAAAAAAGAGCTGACCATGTTACATTCCGCGGAATGCTGCAGTCGCGCAGAATTGTCGGCGCTGATCCGCTTGAATGGCAGCCTGCAGTTCGGCTCCGGCCGGATGATCCTGGACGTATCCACCGAAAACGCGGCAATTGCCAGGCGGATTTACGTCTTGCTCAAAAAACTGTTCCGCGTCCACGTGGAACTGCTGGTACGCAAAAAGATGCGCCTGAAAAAAAACAATGTCTACATCGTCCGGATCCCGCACGGAGCGGACGAAATCTTGCGCGGATTGTCGATCATGGATGAAAACATGGCCTTTTACCCGGGGATCGGCCGGCCCTTGATCAAGAAGTCATGCTGCAAGGGGGCCTATTTGCGGGGCGCCTTTCTCGCCGGGGGGTCGGTCAACCATCCGGAAGCGTCCAGCTACCATCTGGAGATTTTTACTTCCTATCAGGATTATTGTGAAGCGCTGACGGCCCTGGCCAACCGCTATCGGCTGAACGCCAAGTGCATCGAACGAAAAAAAGGGTATGTGATGTACATTAAGGAAGGGGAAAAAATCACGGAATTCCTCAGCTTGATTGGGGCACACCAGGCGCTGTTGTATTTCGAAGATGTGCGGATCGTCAAAGATATGCGCAACTCCGTCAACCGTCTGCACAACTGTGAAATCGCCAACATCAACAAAACGGTAAACGCCGCTACCCGCCAGATGGAAAACATTCAACTGATCCAACGGGAGATTGGCCTGGAGAATTTGCCGCCGCGTCTGCGGGAAGTGGCGGAACTTCGCCTGCTCCATCCCGACATGAACCTGAAGGAATTGGGGGAACTGCTGCCGAGCGGCGTGGTCAGCAAGTCGGGGATCAACCACAGACTGCGAAAAATTAACGAGATCGCGAACAAATTGCGAGAAAATGAAAATATTTCGTTTTCCTGA
- the clpP gene encoding ATP-dependent Clp endopeptidase proteolytic subunit ClpP translates to MDLHLIPTVIEQTNRGERAYDIYSRLLKDRIIFLGTPINDAVANSVVAQLLFLTAEDPDKDISLYINSPGGSITAGMAIYDTMQFIKPDVSTICVGLAASMGSFLLCAGAKGKRYALPNSEIMIHQPLGGAQGQASDIEIAAKRIVRMREHLNRIYAERTGQPIERIARDTDRDHFMSAQEAKEYGLIDEVITSAPK, encoded by the coding sequence ATGGATCTGCACTTGATTCCGACCGTCATTGAACAAACCAACCGCGGTGAGCGTGCCTACGATATTTACTCCCGACTGTTGAAAGACCGCATCATTTTTCTCGGAACGCCGATTAACGATGCCGTTGCCAACAGCGTCGTCGCGCAGCTCTTGTTCCTGACTGCCGAGGATCCGGATAAAGATATCAGCCTGTACATCAACAGCCCAGGCGGCTCGATCACGGCTGGAATGGCCATATATGACACGATGCAGTTCATCAAGCCTGACGTTTCCACGATTTGTGTGGGGTTGGCCGCTTCGATGGGTTCCTTCTTGCTGTGTGCCGGAGCCAAAGGAAAACGCTACGCCCTGCCGAACAGCGAGATTATGATTCACCAACCCCTCGGCGGTGCGCAGGGACAGGCGAGCGACATCGAAATCGCAGCCAAGCGAATCGTGCGGATGCGCGAACACTTGAACCGCATCTACGCGGAACGCACCGGTCAGCCGATCGAGCGGATCGCCCGCGATACCGACCGCGACCATTTCATGTCAGCGCAAGAGGCCAAAGAATACGGGCTGATTGACGAGGTGATTACCTCCGCTCCGAAATAA
- a CDS encoding anti-sigma factor family protein codes for MSHIDELTVMMYIDGELTEEESAAVRNHLQSCRHCRERCQVWSADRSFFAQTFAREALPLPSLPPFIREQIDAICALHGHNRRKSFKLVGVLAALLLVLFLLAVIPAQSWLFNLLQNLWTLSQPYLLWAYPFWLRENADVLGDYLLVGSLFSAALFLVLICVAIVTGMHRQAELMETAYAKEGNQQ; via the coding sequence ATGTCCCATATCGATGAGTTGACCGTGATGATGTATATAGATGGAGAATTGACGGAAGAAGAATCGGCAGCCGTCCGCAATCACCTGCAAAGCTGCCGCCATTGTCGGGAGAGATGCCAGGTTTGGAGCGCCGACCGTTCGTTTTTTGCGCAGACGTTCGCCCGCGAAGCGCTCCCGCTGCCGTCGCTGCCGCCTTTCATCAGAGAACAGATCGATGCCATTTGCGCGCTGCATGGCCACAACAGGCGGAAATCGTTCAAGCTGGTCGGCGTGTTGGCAGCGCTCCTGCTCGTTCTCTTCCTGTTGGCGGTAATCCCCGCGCAAAGCTGGCTGTTCAACCTGCTGCAAAATCTGTGGACGCTGAGCCAACCTTATCTCCTCTGGGCATATCCGTTTTGGTTGCGAGAGAACGCCGACGTGTTGGGCGACTACCTGCTCGTGGGCAGCCTGTTCTCCGCCGCCTTGTTCCTTGTCCTCATCTGTGTGGCGATTGTCACCGGCATGCACCGGCAGGCAGAGCTGATGGAGACTGCGTACGCGAAAGAAGGGAATCAGCAGTGA
- the trxB gene encoding thioredoxin-disulfide reductase, which produces MSEQKVYDVIIAGAGPAGMTAAVYTSRANMSTLMIERGVPGGQMANTEEIENYPGFATILGPDLSTKMYEHALKFGAEYAYGEISEIQDGDPYKKVITSDGKEYLAKSVIVATGAEHRLLGVPGEKELSGRGVSYCAVCDGAFFRGKELVVVGGGDSAVEEAVFLTRFATKVTIVHRRDEFRAQKILQKRAFENEKIDVIWDTVVKEIRGDGVVQSVLLENRKTGEQREFPTNGVFIYVGMDPLTSCVANLGITNQAGYIETDEAMRTKVPGIFAAGDVREKTLRQVVTATGDGSIAAQSAQHYVESLNERLQEKNVTIS; this is translated from the coding sequence ATGAGTGAGCAAAAAGTATATGACGTGATTATTGCTGGCGCGGGACCTGCCGGGATGACCGCTGCCGTATATACGTCCCGCGCCAATATGTCCACGCTGATGATTGAGCGAGGCGTTCCTGGCGGACAGATGGCGAACACCGAGGAAATCGAGAATTACCCCGGGTTTGCGACGATCCTCGGACCCGATCTTTCCACCAAGATGTACGAGCATGCGCTGAAGTTCGGAGCCGAGTACGCTTACGGAGAAATCAGCGAAATCCAGGACGGGGATCCTTACAAGAAAGTGATCACCTCTGACGGCAAGGAGTACCTGGCCAAATCGGTGATTGTCGCGACCGGCGCGGAACACCGCCTGCTGGGTGTACCGGGAGAAAAGGAATTGTCGGGACGGGGTGTTTCCTATTGTGCGGTCTGCGACGGAGCTTTCTTCCGGGGCAAAGAACTGGTGGTCGTGGGCGGCGGCGATTCAGCCGTCGAGGAAGCGGTGTTCTTGACGCGCTTTGCGACGAAGGTGACCATCGTTCATCGGCGGGATGAGTTCCGGGCGCAAAAGATTTTGCAGAAGCGGGCGTTTGAGAATGAAAAGATCGACGTCATCTGGGATACCGTGGTGAAAGAGATTCGCGGCGATGGCGTTGTGCAGAGCGTGTTGCTGGAAAACAGAAAAACAGGCGAACAGCGCGAGTTCCCGACCAATGGCGTATTTATCTACGTGGGCATGGACCCGCTCACTTCCTGCGTCGCCAATCTGGGCATCACCAATCAAGCGGGATACATCGAAACCGATGAAGCGATGCGCACCAAGGTGCCCGGGATCTTCGCAGCGGGCGACGTCCGGGAGAAAACGCTCCGCCAGGTTGTGACAGCTACCGGTGACGGCTCGATTGCGGCCCAATCGGCACAGCACTACGTGGAAAGCCTCAACGAACGGCTGCAGGAGAAAAACGTTACAATCTCTTAA
- a CDS encoding AMP-dependent synthetase and ligase, which produces MHTYQHAIQQLQQCQALINQLLQQTQQATALYQQMMQQEQQNVTMLEQIANRERAAAQMIQSTLQGHQTAMQRMQQAAQLCNQMRQELTSAVSPQGINFSHSPALSQSIR; this is translated from the coding sequence ATGCACACGTATCAACACGCGATTCAGCAGCTTCAGCAATGCCAGGCGCTGATCAACCAACTGCTGCAGCAGACGCAACAGGCTACCGCCTTGTACCAGCAGATGATGCAGCAAGAACAGCAAAACGTAACGATGCTGGAACAAATAGCCAACCGTGAGCGTGCTGCGGCACAGATGATTCAGAGCACGCTGCAAGGGCATCAAACCGCCATGCAGCGCATGCAGCAGGCAGCGCAGCTCTGCAACCAAATGAGGCAGGAGCTGACCAGCGCCGTATCGCCGCAGGGAATCAACTTCAGTCATTCCCCGGCTCTCTCGCAAAGCATCCGCTAA
- a CDS encoding DUF3817 domain-containing protein, whose product MNSALGRLRLVGYLEGTSFLLLLGVAMPLKYVWNVPEPVTVLGWLHGLLFVLYLLAAVHATIVQRWPLLRLLAAVIASLLPFGPFVFDARLRRAS is encoded by the coding sequence ATGAATTCTGCACTTGGGCGTTTGCGGCTGGTCGGCTATCTGGAGGGAACGTCGTTTTTGCTGCTCCTGGGCGTGGCCATGCCGTTGAAATACGTGTGGAACGTACCGGAACCGGTCACGGTGCTCGGCTGGCTGCACGGTTTGTTGTTCGTGCTGTATTTGCTCGCTGCTGTGCATGCGACAATCGTCCAGCGGTGGCCGCTCCTGCGCCTGCTTGCCGCCGTTATCGCCTCTTTGCTCCCGTTCGGCCCCTTTGTCTTCGACGCCCGGCTGCGCAGAGCAAGCTAA
- a CDS encoding HPr family phosphocarrier protein: MVQQRVQVKLKTGLQARPAAFFVQEANRFASEIFVEKDDKKVNAKSIMGVMSLAISSGTEITISAEGPDASEAVANLAKLVSVEE; this comes from the coding sequence ATGGTACAACAGCGGGTTCAGGTTAAACTGAAAACGGGTTTGCAAGCAAGACCGGCCGCTTTCTTCGTGCAGGAAGCAAACCGGTTTGCATCAGAAATATTTGTCGAGAAGGACGACAAGAAGGTGAACGCGAAAAGCATCATGGGCGTGATGAGTTTGGCAATCAGCTCGGGAACGGAAATCACCATCTCCGCGGAAGGACCCGATGCTTCCGAAGCGGTGGCCAATCTGGCCAAACTGGTAAGCGTAGAAGAGTGA
- a CDS encoding H-type small acid-soluble spore protein, translated as MNAKRAQEILQSAEKIDVEHAGVPVWIESVDEQSNTARVHSEGNPQESKIVSVSELEEK; from the coding sequence GTGAATGCGAAACGGGCGCAAGAAATCTTGCAGTCTGCGGAAAAAATAGACGTGGAACATGCAGGGGTACCTGTATGGATCGAAAGTGTTGATGAGCAAAGCAACACGGCCAGGGTACATAGCGAAGGCAATCCCCAGGAGAGCAAAATCGTCTCTGTCAGTGAACTGGAGGAAAAATAG